Below is a genomic region from Zea mays cultivar B73 chromosome 9, Zm-B73-REFERENCE-NAM-5.0, whole genome shotgun sequence.
TCCTTCCTTTTCATAATCAATTGATGGTATTGAATTTATTAAGTAACCAATAAACAAAAAAATGGTACACCTCTTGTTGATGACGTGGTTATGATGCATCTTATTGAAAACATGAATTTGACCTCAACttataaatgaaatataaaaCGCAAAATGAGAGAGAAATTCTTAATAAAGTCATTTATTACTTCCATAATTAAATAATAGGgagaaaaataaataataatgaaAATAAGATTTACCTTTACAATAGAATTATATTTGAGAGTTGAAATCTAAAAGTTCAAAACaggagtttgaatttgaattggatttgaaaagagaatagaaaagaaaatggaaaaaggaaaaagaaaagatcaGATCTCGGCTAGGCCGAATCTCTACCACGCGGCCCAATAGCTCCCAATCGCGCGACCCGACTTCGTGCTGGGCACGCTGCTAGTAACGCTGACTGCCGACCCCAcctgtcggcctcttcattcgtgCCAGGCTTGTCCTATGTCACCGCCGTGTGGGGTCACCCCATCAGCCTCGCCCGACTTCGTGCTCCCCTGCTTAGTCACTGCCTGGTGGGGCCAGTGCTCAGGCACCTCAACAACCTGGCCGAGGTCGCCGCTGCGGTATCCTCACACCACAGTTGCCACCCTGACCAACTCGGATCTTCCCTCCCCCCATAAAAGTCGTGGCTCACTGATCTGATTCATCAGAACCCATCCCAAACCACCCTGGTCGCCAGGGGAGACGAACCAGAGTGTGGGTGCACGGGGTAGGAAGGGTCGCCGCTACAAAAACATGCTGACAACGATAATCGGTCGCCAACGAAGCTATTCGGGGGTAGTCCAGGCCCTAGCGAAGCTGTAGAAGGGGTTAATCGAGAGGAGAGTCGCTATAGTCCCgggaattgctcgtcggagcgGGTTCTCCGTCTCCGTACCGCCATCTGCGTGGCCAGCCTCGCCGTCATCTTCACCATTGGTAAGAAACCCACTCGCGCGTTTGCAGTTGGCTGCACAATGTGTAGCATTGCTTTGATTTGTGACGGCTCGTCAGCTTGGCTGGATGGCCCTGCGTCGGTGATAGCGCCACCAAGGGCGTCCTGCACCTCCGTACACTACCCTTGCGGGGAAGGGAGAATCAGGGGCACCGTCGATCTCTGGATTGAGGGCTCAGATTAGAAGCGTGACACCCCTTCGGTTATTTGGATCGTGGCCGTTGGATCAGCATCAACGGTCCAGATTGAGGGACCCTCATACCGGTTCGACCAATATCACGTGGGGCGTTGGATTCTGATCGACCGGATGCTATCGGGTCTCGATGTTTTAAATCCGGAGCGTTGATGCAGGATCCAACAGAATCGAGGGAGTACCGGTTCAGTTGGGGCTTGATTTAATCCCACGCATCCAACCCTGATCCATTGGCTGAGATCTAgtcataccccttcgccgtgccaGTTTGCATAAGAGCCCTCGAGAGTTCTAATattagaacccgccgtcctatgTTACAAACAAAGGCCCTCAGAATAGTTTTAAAATTACAGATAGGGCCCCAGATTTTGCAAAGCAACCCTTAGAAGAGTAATAAACTTCAAAATTTCATAATTAATTCATTATAGCTCCGATTTGACCCGTTCAAATTGTGTTAGTCTCATAATGATGTTTCCTACAGTTTATTAACTATGTTTTATCAGGAAGCATATTTCTAAAAAAATAAATAACGAAGTTGTTTGACCTCTAGTGATCAAATTAAGATTTCTTATACAAGTTAAATGTGATATTTTAAATTGTCTATAATTATAAACCAACTACAAGGTAATCTCTAATCAAGTTATAATTGAAGTTAAACTAGTGAATTCCTTCTTCACATGATCAAAACAACATAGTTCTACTATGAGTATCTTTGGAAAAAACATAACTTTTCGTCTGTAACTCCGAATTTGGTAgttctcgaacctaggatctcgttacgatgcatagaatattattatgcaatttttgcttatgtttggtgtgatgttaattgtgcctataccatgtttattTGTATTACCACGAATAGCAGTTAGGtcccgagaatctgaagatcgtcctggtacctagaatctcatgtctaaggcaagttgtgcccttgatcacttttctttacccaatagtgttactgttaatcactgtgacatgctcaggttaatctgatgggatctaataggtttcccctagacttgtttatctcacaccttgtttaccactgaacttttgggtagttttgctattgctctacctggttttgcgattaatgttacattatgatcatgttccaattatactattgttttaattattgttcatgacaagatcattgtgttaattggaacttggagcttaacttgagaaacacgtgctaccacaagggtggaatgggacacccttggctgactaattaggaaagctagtggaggactaccttaccaaaaaggggcaagggcagtaggagagtTGCGTATAGGGAGGCTCTCGGATCGATcaagctgcgatggcttttcagacgagggattcctatattgcccttcctagaattatagcgggttttctgaagctagtggaactttgtaaaggcctcatagtggatccctagctatTCACCtaggaagtgtctaagggtctagctaaccctggctagatgggatacatgacttCTGGGTGAAGGGCAcatcctctgcagagtgtaaaactagtatatcagtcatgctcgcggtcatgagcagctcaagactctcgcatgattatttTTAGAACTAAACTTATTCTATCACATATGCATTGCTTCGCGGGTGTTATTAACAATTGTGGTCTCTTACTTAATTGGGctcgtatctacttatacttagtaacttctaataaaattttgatcaaagttaaaagcaatgctaagctttaaccatctcctttggtatgccttacacttcacatgagctcccacctttggtgagttcatgcacattattccccacaacttgttgagcgatgaacgtatgtgagctcacccttgctgtactcacatccctcctagtcaagaataggtaccaaaGGAGGcggcgcatgaaggatgttgtgatgagtttatgagtggtctaggccgtcatctcccagtcaactatggttgctggatcgttgtgtaCATATTGTAACACGGGAATATGGACGTTACTGTACGTAAACCACGAATATGGACTTCAGCACGAGATGCCAATGAGAATAGTAATctcaatattatgatcatttttaCCTACCGCGATTTTAATATTACATTTGTCTCCGTATATCTAGACTCTTTCTAAAGTTTTCACGAAGTTCAGAGCGTATTTGTCTCGTAAATTATCAAGTCTTGTGCTTATTCAAAGTTAACCGACGAAGTGAATACGAATCTGGAAGGCTCAACTCAGTCTTGTGATTTTTGTCCcgggcaaattaatttgaactcgacgatAAAATTTTTAATATAAAATTAAATCGGACCACACTCGAAATCCAAGAAAAACCAGGCGTAGGATTGTTAATTGAATTGTTCTCTAATCGAATATTCGGATGGCAGGTGAAGTTTGTCTGATTTCAATTAAATCTAACACCAAATAAAATATTGTAACCAAAATTATTTTAATTTGGTCCTCTTACACCTTTCTAAATTCTAGCCTTGATCTCCGGCTGATATTTATGTTTGTATTTAAATTTTCGagtaaaaaaaagaaagaaaatggaaataaagaaagaaaagaaaatatctCTTCTCTCCcgccgctctctctctccctctgatTTTTCTCGCCGCTCTGGGCCATCGGCTTTATCTCCTGCCGCACATGCCAGATGCAGCTCCATCTTCTCCAGAGCGCCTAGCCAAGGTCCCTCCCACGAGCGCTCCTCATCTCCCCCTCCCATGGCCACGCCGGTGCTCCTGCACCATCGCGCGCGCCGGCTTGGAGCTCACCGGTGACGGCAGAGCTGGCCGTCCTTGCTCCCTCGGCGGCCTCCCTGCTCCCCTCTCCCTTATCTCCCATGGCGCCTGGCCGCAGCTCGgatctcgcccgaccccaagctgAGCTCCATCCATAGCCGTCGGTCAGCCCCTGCTCCATGTCCCACGCGCGCTCCTCCTCAAGCTCATCCCCATGGCCGCCGCACCCTCCCCTGCATGCAGCCGAGCTCCCTACCCGGCTGCGCCCCTAGCACTCCTCGACGTCGGCGTCTTCTCCCTCTCCTCGCCATGGCGCTGAGCCGACCTGGAAGATCCGCGCTCGCCAGGTCATGCGCCGTTGCCCAGCTCACCCCAGCTCCTTGCTTCCATGGCCACCTCTCCCTGCCCCTCCCCAGCGTCCAGACGAGCCAGCTCGCTCCAGACTCGACCTCGCCGTCGTCTTGGTCATCGACACCACGCAATCGTCCACGCGTTGTTGTCCTCGCGGACGCCGCTTCACACCATCACCCTGTTTTCACCATCCGTGGCATCGGTGTCGTGATGTCTTGGCTGCAGCACCaacgtcctcgacctcgccaaatACGTTCGCTGCTAGGCCCTATGTCGTTAGGCTAGTCGACCATGGTCGTTGCCACACGCGCTTGTCCCTGATGCACATCGCGTAGTATTCGGATCTCGTCGATTGACTCCCGCCATCCGCCGTGCTGTGTGCCGGCGTTCCCTCGCGACAGACCACGCCGTCGTCTAACCTTGTTCGCGTTGCTGCAGCACCATCGTCATTTGCCAGCTCCATCACTAGCCTTTCTTAGTATTTTTTCCCAACACCGAGCCTCTCTGACCTCGCTGTTCGTCGGTGCAATTTATGTGTGTGGATGAAGAAAGCGAAGCCCGTGTACATAGCTCGCAAGGTGTTCAGTTGAAAGCTTCACCTGGTGCTTGTCGTCATTCTTGCGGGATTCAAGTTTGATTTAGTATAGTAAGACGATTCACTACTCCTGCTATCGATTCGATGTCCGAATTGGTTATATATATTTGTCGATGATTATCTTGTTTGCAATGTATGCATTGTGGCGGCATTAGACATTTGTTAAAATGCTTCATATATACGGTGTGTGGTTTAGTTAAAATTGCAAGTATAAATTTGGTAGAGGTGagattatttgctacttctattaTCTGGTCTGTTGGATGGATTGACAGATATGTAGGTCGCAATGATTATCTCGTTTATAGCACGGGCACGTATTTTATTAGAGGTTGTCGAAATGCCGGAACTATACGTAGTGTGATTAGATTATAATGCAAAAGCTAGGTTAAGTATTTTATCTGGCTAGCCAGTAGGTTCTGACGATGTTGTCGTACCGATTTAGTTTGTTTAAAGAAATTaatgctgttggggacttgttctcaaatgctatgagttaagaacaaggcaacatagaaaatgttaatcgttaaagcccttcgtccttcgaagcattattccctttaggatataatggtttctggacgaaggttatgaaggacgtatttccataaattcatcatacagtgacgaaggatgaaatgtaaggaatataaaagacaacataaacaattatctatTATTATTAGGCATAAATAGGAATATCATTgaatacaagtgtaccttcaactggaaggagatgatagtacaagcgtgacgcaaaaagcgaatgcccagtcagcgtgaacagtacgggagtactgttcacctatttataggcgcgggacacaacccatacaaaattacattcatgccctttacagttgataataactctatagtaatctgtcgaggtctaaatagccttttcatctttaagtcggtttcactttctgctgtcacgccgaagctttcctgctcacaccttcagcgctgtaccaaccttcgtattattctggtctactgtgatgccgacttgagtccgaagatacctgttcacacattatactccagaaatactgttaaatcctgtttttgaggaccttcggatgccgaaggtccccaacagtagcccctcgcaatattaatttgtttaaaataataaatttagattgcgacatggacaaaggctttacgccgaaggtccgaaaaaacaccttccctttgctagaatagcaacattcactaacaagcggggtctttcaattttcaacgcacttggcgtataaatacggtcataccgcaaactcatttgacacgctctctggccaactgctcccgctcactcaatttttagctcttgtgcactaagatttgttaagcctttagttttgaagcttcggctttgaaaatagtttttagtgtctccgaagatgtctgaggataagaagactgctgctgagatgaagctgagcctggacgaagagaaaaacttggggtttcttatagcaatgtcaaagaccaatacagaaaaaatcaccaaggagattctggaaggtttgtctgaagatactggtgacagtgacagctatgatgtggacagtggtggtgaagactccgaagatcgtccctggcgaccaagccattcagtttatggtaaatcaactatcaaagagaatcatcttgtcaatatgagaggaaggtatttccgggatttatccattgtgagggtcgacgaaggggaaaaaacgtgcccacaccctgaagagaatgaagtcgtagtgtaccgaagctttttgaaagctggactgcgatttcccttgagcagcttcgtcgtggaggtgttgaaaatcttcgaagtctatcttcaccaacttacccccgaagcaatcataaggctgaatatcttcgtgtgggccgtgagaagccaaggtctgaagcctgatgcaaaaagcttctgcaatatacacgaattatcatacgaaacaaaaccttggggtaaggaacagtatcacaataattttggctgctacagtttcgtttctcggtccgggtcaagctgccccgtgccaacctttcggaagagatggccccggcgactggatgacagaatggttttatgtgaagaatgatctgacagtacgagaagatatcaaaggtataattatgcgccctatttggcaaagcttcggccttcggaggccgaaggttgaaatgaatgaagctgccgaagaatgccagagggccttcggcgttatctgttcttttattggaacgagggacttagtacaagagcatatcgccttcagggtatggccgctcgcggagaaatgggaaatgccacaagaaaccataaaagaggccgacgaaggtggacttatcaggttgagatacacttttaaatttggagataaattcgttgagccagatgatgactggttaaaaagcattgaaaatttaagtgatgaactgcttggggcttattcgaaggccgaagacactgcaatgtcagcagccttcggaggccgaaaaaagaagaggctaaatcgggtatttgatgcaatcgggtttgtctaccctgactattgctatcccattcgaaggcagaagagaaaaaacacaacctctgcaaaagaagaagctgcaactgctcctagcgagccagaaccgaaaaaaagaagataaaggtcctcacacatcggccgcgctatattgaaccggcttcggtgcctgagtttaccggagaaacctcttcggccaccgaagctgaaaaaccaaccgagccaaccttgctgccagaagtcacagaaacggccgaaatgccaacaaaaatagaattggaacaatcaaagactttgttatcagaaacgaaagagaaggccgaagcgccgtccacagaaaaaatggaagaagtaaaagaagcaacggagggatcaaaaacatcagaagttttgagtcctgcagcaaatattgaggcagtaaaaaaccaaaaggtgccagcagtgactccgaaaaggaagagaatggtcaacgtgctagatgttctggagacaattaaatcttcaagcacacctctgaAGGAGACTGCTGTCATCCCCGAAGGAAAAACTGAAAtctctgatactaaggctccagaacaagaaactgaagccgaagctgggtcctcagaacccacgaaaataaaatccctggaattcgaagaagaaaaaattgcagagccaacttttgttgaagaaatcagtgctgctgtccccgaagcatctcccaaagtccttgattatattattcgccatgcttcggggaaacaactatcagaaaaagaaaaacaagaggcccaactttacgcccaaaaactgaagtatccaaagggggcattaatattcaatggcagtggagaagaagactttttgtattgtctccctgacatcaaagagatttctgtctgtcgggagatgagcaagagcttcggattcccaacactggaagacgggctctcagtgctgtcgaaaaatgatttggccgacagcctggcgtataatagcttgaaggtgtaacaaatggaatctttgcattttttgttgagaccaaaatttttcgtttgtttaaacctattgacacacacatatttctctttgtagggtctgatacttagcaatgccctcagggcacagaaagatgctgaagacgaagggtgtactatagccctgagcaaccttcgttccgaagtacttgaactgaggaacgaaggtctcgagaaagataaaatattacactcattgataaataaaataaaggaaggcgaagctgcttttaaaggtcaagctgaagcttataaacgcgaacttgaagatcttcggaaacaactggccagagccaaggaagaacgtatacttgaagaaacaaagcgagaactcagcgaccaatgggcagatcacttagaaggaactgttgaagagcttcggtcgtccaagaagagatgctataacaaatctatagaatgtgtcaagaagttaagggctagcttcgccaaggtcggcgcattctcaagtgaggaaaactttacgagaggcaatcccgaaggtcccatcgaatggatcgaccacgaagctgaagccttcaaagaaattttaaatagccgtggagatatatgtgccttctcgggtgccagaggaattgccactattttagagaaaaaaggctgcgaacatgtaaagattctagcgcaatccgaaggtgctttgcccttcgaagatgcaagggatccatcggccgaagctagcatggttggtggaaaatttttcaccgatatctgggataatggtggccgagaaatggcccgagagattattcaaagaagcgaaaagggcattcatgatgctagagaagtagctgaggctgctgagaagagcgcagagcccgaaggtcaattaggtattatctaatagtttttattgtgctgTAATTCGTTTGCAATTTATCATAGCAATGTAGCTGTATCCTGTTCTACTTCAGATTCTGCTAAAGCCccttcggaccctcagccgaaaggagacgacgaaaaataaaaaagatggctgaagctattatggacgaagtcgtcaatcggctcctaaacgaagctgcagaagtcgttttgagagaggattaagtattattgtaaaaacctttgagatgtaatatattgtaacattttgtaatcctgaatgtaatatacctgttttttcttgcttaattctttacgatgcatgaaactttacacgtaccgcttttgagtctttgacgaaaaaacaccttcccttcttttcatgcttcgttaagaagaatttttcaacaatatccagtgttctgatgaataatatccaggcttcatgaaaatattttccgaagctacacctccgaagatcaatgatgtatctccttgtgacagtatgatttctcccttttttcaaaacgttcttctgtagattaatattgtgtccacctcttgtgccatatgcaacatgatgtatgatgcttatgctatgcgacatgatgcgatgatgttatgttatgtgaggcgatgcttattccgaagatgcacacgcatccctgcaataaaacacataatcttttacaagcctcccttaggagcttcttcgccttttacttcagcggaatcagcgtttatttttcgctgtaagcctcccttaggagcttcttcgccttttactttcagcggtattcgcgttgacttttcgcgcttcgccttttacttaggcggtatcagcgttgacttttcgctgtatgctctgcattccctttggaacgactttggagcagaaaacttacactgcgctccctctggagcggctttttgtgacttcggcaaacttactctgcgttccttagaacgactttttgttactccgaagaattttcaatagttcgaaggtcctttttgTTGTCACAcgtctttcaacaatttaagcctgtgaagaagatatattttccttgtgtgaatcaacgaaactatttacatgaaacctgaacaatgtcctttattacagaaaataaaactgaatgaaaaagattgctattaaggtaggatatttgtcaatagatatgctttgactctggcacagtgctgttgactgtgcgagcttcggactgctctctgaagtccctttggtgtggagcatattggctcccttctggctgctggccttgttgtagcggtggtggaggcggaggttgttgccaggaagcctgaggttgactcgccgaagcaacagaaactgcagggtgattgcctacatactctgggatgtaaggcgaatgatacgaagcagtgtgcatgacctgcttcggctgaaccTGTTGTGCtgtcgcttcggctatttctttttgcttctggatggtaacatggcacatcctggtggtatgacctttgttctcaccacagaataagcagaagattcttctcggttgatcgtcaaatcttcctctgaagcccctagcgcctctgcctcttggagctggtggtcggaaggagccttgctgttgccccgaagcctgtgaggaacattgtggcctttgctgttggctccctctatcatcattttgtgtagagttatgaattgatctaacgtgcctcgggtaaaacctccctccgaagcccctggtcatttcagaaaacctgaaagcctcctccctcctttggcgaaaatcattatcggcccgaatgtactcgtccatcttctggagcagcttctccaaagtttgagggggcttcctagcgaagtactgagctgatggtcctggccgaagccccttgatcatggcctcaatgacaatttcgttgggcaccgttggtgcttgtgccctcaaacgcaagaaccttcggacatacgcctgaaggtattcttcgtgatcctgggtgcactggaacagagcttgagcagtgaccggcttcgtctgaaacccttgaaagctagttaacaacaagtccttcagcttctgccatgaagtgatcgttcctggtcgaagggaggaataccaggtttgagcaacactcctgacagccataacgaaagatttggccatgactgcagcattgccaccatacgaagatactgttgcttcatagctcatcaaaaactgcttcgggtctgagtggccatcaaatacgggaagctgaggcggcttgtaggacggaggccaaggtgtagcctgcagctcagcggacagaggagaagcatcatcaaaaacaaaattcccatgatggaaattgtcataccagtcatcttcattgggaaaaccctcctgatgaaggtcttggtgctgaggccttcggtgttgttcatcctgagcaagatgacgaacttcttcagaggcttcgtctatctgcctctgcagt
It encodes:
- the LOC100383116 gene encoding uncharacterized protein LOC100383116; protein product: MQPSSLPGCAPSTPRRRRLLPLLAMALSRPGRSALARSCAVAQLTPAPCFHGHLSLPLPSVQTSQLAPDSTSPSSWSSTPRNRPRVVVLADAASHHHPVFTIRGIGVVMSWLQHQRPRPRQIRSLLGPMSLG